One Stenotrophomonas maltophilia R551-3 genomic window, GGCTGAACTTGAAGCCGCCCAGCATCAGCAGCACCGGGGCGTTGCCGGAGTCGTTGCTCTGGAAACTGGACAACAGCTTGTCGATGGATGCGGTTACGAACTCGCGCTTCATGCTTAGTTCCTGTCTGCCAGGCCGCCACGGGCAGCAACCGCGTTGCGGCGCTGCAGTTCGTCGGCCGTGCGACGTGCCACCGATTCGCTGGATTCACCGGGTTGCTGGTGGATGGTGATGTTGTTGGTCTGTTGTTGCTGCACGGTGGTGACACCGCGCGGGGAGGGCGATGGCATGTCGGGTGCGGTACGACCCCGAGCGGCCTCGCTGATGCCTCCCCATCGCTTGCGCGCCCCCGGCGCGTCCAACGTGGCGACGTCGCCGACCAGGCCCACGGCGTCATCCAGGCCACCTCGGCCGCCCGCCCGCATGTTGGTGTAACCCACCATGCCGTTGCCGATCGCTTCCGCACCACCGGCAAGCACCTCCTTCCCGAAGTCCAGGCCCTTGCCGACCAGCGCACTGACCTTGCCAATGCCTCCTTCGACGAACCCCATCAGCTTCTCGACGTAGGGCATGAGGAAATCCAGCTTCGGAACGAGCCAGTTGAACAGGGATTCGGCACCGGACTTGATCGCGGTCCACATCATGCTCATTACGCTGCCGATCCCGCTCGCGACGGTCGTGTACACGTTGCCCATCCAGACGACGTACTGCACCAAGCCGCTGATGAGCTGGATGTTCATTCTCAGGCCTTCCATCAGAACGGTACCGAGGAAGCTGCCGATCTGGGCAACGCGTGACAGTTCGTTGCCGGTGTACTGTGCAGGTGCAAGCATCTTCGACAGCCAGTCCCACGCCTGGCCGATCAGCCCGCTCATGACTTCCCAGGCGGGGCGCAGTGGTTCAACCGCGCGCATCAGTTCACCCATCGCCGCGGTGCCTGCACCGCTCAGGCCGTCCCAGACGCCGCCCAGGAATGCCTTGATCGGCTCCCAGTACTTGCGCACCAGGATGGCGCCTGCGGTGATCGCTGCGATGGCGATCGTGATCGGCCCGCCACCGATGGCCGCCACCGCAGTGGCAACCACACGGAAGCCCGACGCCAGGCGCATGGCCATCGGCCCGAAGCGCCCCATCTGTGCCAGCAGGCTGCCACCCCGGAACAGCTGGAAGGCCTTCTGTACGCCCAGGATCGGGCCCTGCAGGAACGTCCAGGCGTAGCGTGCGCCGAGCACCGCCGTGCGCATGCCCAGCATGCCGACCACGATCTGCGTGGCGTTGGCGATCAGCTTCGGGTTTTCCTGCACGAACGAGGTGACCCCGTTCAACAGTTCGGTCAGTTTGACCGCAGCCTCGCCCACCGCCGGCAGCAGCGCCGCACCGAAGGCCTTGGACAGGTTGTCCACAGCGATCTTGGCGCCTTCGATTTTCTGCGGATCGGTCTGCATCGCATCGGCATACGCCGCATCGGTGGTACCCGCCGATCCATTCAAGGCCTTGTCGCGGACGCGGATGTAGGTATCCCAGTTCTCGATCATCGGCTGGACGAAGTTCTTCGCCTGTGCATCGCTGAACAGGGTGCCGATCTTCTTCTGGTCGCCTGCGGTGGCCTGGATGATTCCCTGCATGGCCGCATCGAAGGGATTGCCACCGTCGGTCTGTGCGTCACCGATGATCTTGCGCAGATCCAGGTTGAGGCTCTTCTTCGCCTTGTTCTGCAGCTCCGGCGACAGGACGGACGACATGAAGTTCTTCATGTTGCTGGCGGCCTTGTCGGCGCCGCCGGCCGAATCCAGCGTGGCCTGCAGGGCGGCGCCGAGGGTGGCGGCCGCCGAGGTGCCCTGCAGCTTCATCGCTTCGAACGACGAACCCAGGGTGGGCAGCACTTCGGCCATGTCCTTCAGGCCCAGGCCGCCCTGCCGGCTGTTGACGACCAGCACATCCAGCGCGCTCTGCATGCGCGAGGGATCGATATTGAACGACTGCTGCAGGGCGGCCGCGGCCTGGGCCACATCATCGATGCTGGCGCCGGTGACGGTGGTGGTCCGCCCGATCGCGCCCAGGCTGGCCTGGGCTGATTGCGCATCCATGCCGGCGTCGATCATCAGCCTGATCGAGCGCTGCAGCGTGTCGGCGCCTTGGTTGGTTGCACGCGACTGTTCCAGGATGGCCTGCCCCAGTGCGCTCACCTGGGCCCGGCTGAGGTTGGCCGCCACGCCGATCTGCTGGTTCTGGCGAGCGAAGCCGGAGGCGTTCTCTACCGGCTTGGCCAGCGCGGTAACGGCCGTGCCAAGCGCACCACGTGCCTCGCCGAATGCCGAGCCGAGCTTCTCGCGCTTCTCCAGATTGGCGGTACGCTTTGCCTCGATGCTCTCCAGTGCCTCCTGCGAGGCACGCAGCGCGTCGACCTGTGTACGCATGCGAGCGTATTCCTTGCTCGTCGTGCTCAGACGGGCAAGCCTGCGGTCCAGCAGTGTCAACTCGGTGCCGATGCGCTTGATGCCATCGTTGGCGAAGGACAATGCGTCCTTCAGCGATTTGGACACCGAGCCGCCGATCGTGATCGTTGTCGTTTGAACGTTATTGGCCATGTACCGGCAACCCCTGAATCCACCAGATGAACTTCGACACCCGCAGCGTCATGATCTCGCGCAGGCCCCAGCCGGTATGTCCGGCCAGGGCAAGCACTCCCTGCCTGATCTGCGGCAGGGTCAGGTGGTAAAAAGTGCCACGCCTGCCTGCAGTCGGGCGTAGTCGCGCAGCGGCATCTTGCGCACGTCGTCCGGCGAGATCTCGCACAGGTTGGCGATCATCCGCACCTCACGCTGGGCGTCGCTGCCCTTGTCGTCCTGGTAGCGCTCCATGTCTTCCACGGTCGGTTCACGCATGCGCAGCACGGCGGTCTCCATGCCGTTGACCTGGCGCGGGCGGGTGAGGGTGATCTCGGCAAAGCCATCGCGCTCGATGACGGTGTCGGTGGGGGTCTTGGTCTTGCTGGACATGGAGGCGTTCCTGGAATTCGATGCAGTGCGATGGATGCGGGGGCGCGAGGCGCCCCCGGGTTCTTCGGTGCGGCGTGGGCTCAGATGCCCAGCGCGCCGCGGATGCCGGCCAGGACGTCGACGCCACCTTGGCGGGCGATCATGTTGACCACGTCGATCTCCTGCACGACCTGGGCGCCATGGGTCAGCTTGTAGTAGCTCAGCGCCAGGCTGACCTTGATCGTGCCCTTCTCGCCGACCTTGGTTTCACCACGGTCCAGCAGCTTCAGCTTGCCGCGCATGTTGTGCACGACCTGGGTCACTTCGCCGTCATCGCCTTCCAGCGCCTCGCGGGCGGTGAAGCCGTATTCCTTGCTTTCAACGACGTGGAACTTGCTCATGATCTCCGCGTCGTCGGAGGCGAACTCGACCTCGGCGGTCAGCTTTTCATGGCCGAGCACGATCTCGGTCGGGGCGAGCATGCCGCCGGCCTGGAAGTCCTCGGTCTTCAGCGACAGCTTCGGTGCGGTGAAGGACATCACGCTGCCGGCATAGCCCTTGCCGTCGACGTAGAAGTTGAAGTTTTTGCGGATCTTGCGCGCCATGCTTAGAAGATCTCCGAGACGTAGTTGTTGTTCATGTGCATGCGGAAGGTCAGCTGCTCACCCGGGTAGGTCGGGGTGAAGTCGAAGTCCCAGTAGAAACGGCCCTGTGCCACGCTGTCCGCTGCGTTCAGTTCCGGGTCGATCCAGCAGTTGCCGCCGAGGATCGCGCCCTGGGTCTTCAGGCCGCGCAGGAAGGCGTTGACACCCTCGCGCACGTCATCGACGTAGGTCTTGCTGATGCCGCGATCGACGGCCCACAGATGGGCAGCCTCGAGACTGTCGGCAATGATGTCGGCAGTGCGGACCACGCACAGGAACTGCCACTTCTGGTCGATGCTGGTGGTGCGGTTGCCCCAAAGGCGGAAGCCTCCTTCGCGGATGACCGTGGCCACGTTCGACTGGTTGAGCAGGTTGGCGCGGCTGGTCGCGTCGGACAGTCCGAAGTCGATGGCACGCGCGGTACCGACCACGCCGTTGAGTTCCAGGTTCGACGGCGACGCCCACCAGCCGCGTTCGTTGTCGCTGCGGGCGATGGCGCCGGCCACGGCACCGGAGGCGTAGCGGGTGACGATGGCCTCACCGGACTGCACCAGCAGCGCCGGGTCGACCACGTAGACGCGCTTGGAACCGGTCAGGGCGGTGGTGCTCTTGGCAGCGTCGTCGGTGCTGTTCGGGCCGTCCTTGATGATCACCGCGCGCAGTTTGTCGGCGATGCCGAGCAGTTCGGCCACAACCGGGTTAGCCAGTACGGCGTCCGGCTTGGCCGGATCGGTGGGGTGCACATGGGTGAAGCCCGGTGCGACCAGGATGCGCGGCTTGACGCCAACG contains:
- a CDS encoding phage tail tape measure protein, whose product is MANNVQTTTITIGGSVSKSLKDALSFANDGIKRIGTELTLLDRRLARLSTTSKEYARMRTQVDALRASQEALESIEAKRTANLEKREKLGSAFGEARGALGTAVTALAKPVENASGFARQNQQIGVAANLSRAQVSALGQAILEQSRATNQGADTLQRSIRLMIDAGMDAQSAQASLGAIGRTTTVTGASIDDVAQAAAALQQSFNIDPSRMQSALDVLVVNSRQGGLGLKDMAEVLPTLGSSFEAMKLQGTSAAATLGAALQATLDSAGGADKAASNMKNFMSSVLSPELQNKAKKSLNLDLRKIIGDAQTDGGNPFDAAMQGIIQATAGDQKKIGTLFSDAQAKNFVQPMIENWDTYIRVRDKALNGSAGTTDAAYADAMQTDPQKIEGAKIAVDNLSKAFGAALLPAVGEAAVKLTELLNGVTSFVQENPKLIANATQIVVGMLGMRTAVLGARYAWTFLQGPILGVQKAFQLFRGGSLLAQMGRFGPMAMRLASGFRVVATAVAAIGGGPITIAIAAITAGAILVRKYWEPIKAFLGGVWDGLSGAGTAAMGELMRAVEPLRPAWEVMSGLIGQAWDWLSKMLAPAQYTGNELSRVAQIGSFLGTVLMEGLRMNIQLISGLVQYVVWMGNVYTTVASGIGSVMSMMWTAIKSGAESLFNWLVPKLDFLMPYVEKLMGFVEGGIGKVSALVGKGLDFGKEVLAGGAEAIGNGMVGYTNMRAGGRGGLDDAVGLVGDVATLDAPGARKRWGGISEAARGRTAPDMPSPSPRGVTTVQQQQTNNITIHQQPGESSESVARRTADELQRRNAVAARGGLADRN
- a CDS encoding phage tail assembly protein, producing MSSKTKTPTDTVIERDGFAEITLTRPRQVNGMETAVLRMREPTVEDMERYQDDKGSDAQREVRMIANLCEISPDDVRKMPLRDYARLQAGVALFTT
- a CDS encoding phage major tail tube protein produces the protein MARKIRKNFNFYVDGKGYAGSVMSFTAPKLSLKTEDFQAGGMLAPTEIVLGHEKLTAEVEFASDDAEIMSKFHVVESKEYGFTAREALEGDDGEVTQVVHNMRGKLKLLDRGETKVGEKGTIKVSLALSYYKLTHGAQVVQEIDVVNMIARQGGVDVLAGIRGALGI
- a CDS encoding phage tail sheath C-terminal domain-containing protein, coding for MTEFLHGVQVVNIDTGARSIAVASTSVIGIVGTAPLADTEAFPINTPVLVTSPSQAAKLSAKAGAEAGTLPGALDAIFDQSSAVVVVIRVENGANESATLANVLGGVDAQTGDYKGVHALLAAKSIVGVKPRILVAPGFTHVHPTDPAKPDAVLANPVVAELLGIADKLRAVIIKDGPNSTDDAAKSTTALTGSKRVYVVDPALLVQSGEAIVTRYASGAVAGAIARSDNERGWWASPSNLELNGVVGTARAIDFGLSDATSRANLLNQSNVATVIREGGFRLWGNRTTSIDQKWQFLCVVRTADIIADSLEAAHLWAVDRGISKTYVDDVREGVNAFLRGLKTQGAILGGNCWIDPELNAADSVAQGRFYWDFDFTPTYPGEQLTFRMHMNNNYVSEIF